In Chitinophaga oryzae, the sequence TTTGATGGCATGCAGTGGTATTTCCCACCACCAGAAATGCACCAGCAGGATAAAGATATAAGCCACCCAGCTAAGGTGTATCCAGTAAGGCTTTTCGCGTTCCGGATGCTGAATGAATTTGGCGGTGCCTTTCAGAAGATGGGCGAGGCTCAGGCTGAGAATGAAGCCTATTACCATTCTTACGTGGCCGAAAGTTTCCATAGTCTGTGTTTCTCTGAATTTAATCAAATACCTAAAAAAAACAAAGAAGCGGAGATGTTCTTTTTTGTTTATGTCCTTAACTTATCCTGTTGACGTATAACCGTTTCGTTTACCACTTTTTTTTGTTACATTGAATCGGACCCTTATAAACTGTAGCGATGAAAACACCTCAAAAAGAACAGCGTTACCTGCGGATATCACTGGCCATGATCATGTTACTAATGGTATGGGGACTTATATTCTGTGAATTTACGGACTCCAATATCGTGGAGCTGGATGCCGGCGCTTACATTGTAAGTGGTTTGATAGGCATCATAACTATTTATGTGTCGAAGCTGCAGAGCAGACCTTCCGACCGGGTACACCCGTTTGGCTATGTTGGCTTCGTTCCGATATTGAACCTTATCCGCAGCTTTATGATTCTGCTGATCTGCCTGAAAGCCGTCAGTTCTTCGATTGGCGACCTGGTGAGCGGGCCGTCCCAAACGGAGCACGACACGGTGTTGCTCTATGCCGGGGTAACGTTGTTGTTTAACGGGATCGCCTATGTGTATATACAAAGGGCCTATAAAAAGACAGGCTCTGAAATTCTAAAGGTAGATGCGCTGGAATGGAAGATTGACATCTATTTTAATCTTTGTGTGATGGTGGCTTTTACGCTGTCGCTCGGCCTGAAGCACGCTGGTTTTGTTAAACTGGCAGCGCATATTGATCCGGTTTCCTGCATTGTGCTTTCCCTGATCATGAGTTTCCTGCCGCTGAAGATGTTCCGGGAGAATATCCAGAAGTTGTCTGTGGCCTCGGTAGACAAGGTCACCTATAAAGTCATCCGGGAGCGTTTTTACAACGAGATCCCCCATATCAGGGCCTTTGATCCGCACCTGACCACCATTGACATGTCAGGGGTATTATGGGTGGAGGTGCAGCTATATAACCACAACGAAGGGCTCGACCATGAAGGGCTGCTGGCTTTGGAAGAGAAAGGGAAGCTGATCCTGGCGGAGATTACCGAGAACTATCACCTGAC encodes:
- a CDS encoding cation transporter, yielding MKTPQKEQRYLRISLAMIMLLMVWGLIFCEFTDSNIVELDAGAYIVSGLIGIITIYVSKLQSRPSDRVHPFGYVGFVPILNLIRSFMILLICLKAVSSSIGDLVSGPSQTEHDTVLLYAGVTLLFNGIAYVYIQRAYKKTGSEILKVDALEWKIDIYFNLCVMVAFTLSLGLKHAGFVKLAAHIDPVSCIVLSLIMSFLPLKMFRENIQKLSVASVDKVTYKVIRERFYNEIPHIRAFDPHLTTIDMSGVLWVEVQLYNHNEGLDHEGLLALEEKGKLILAEITENYHLTFNFTSA